The genomic stretch CACGGACCTGCTGCCTCaggatgatgggggtgggggtggctacAGTTCGGTCCGCTACAGTGACTGCTGCGAGAGGGTGGTCATCAATGTGTCAGGCCTACGCTTTGAGACCCAGATGAAAACCCTTGCTCAGTTTCCAGAAACCCTCCTGGGGGATCCCGAGAAAAGGACTCAGTATTTTGACCCTTTAcgcaatgaatatttttttgaCCGGAACCGGCCCAGTTTTGATGCCATCTTATATTATTACCAGTCAGGGGGCCGGCTGAAGAGGCCGGTCAATGTCCCTTTCGACATCTTCACCGAGGAGGTGAAGTTCTACCAGTTGGGAGAGGAGGCGCTCCTCAAATTTCGGGAAGATGAGGGTTttgtgagggaggaagaagacaAGGCTTTGCCCGAAAACGAGTTCAAGAAACAGATCTGGCTGCTCTTTGAATACCCAGAAAGCTCCAGCCCGGCGCGGGGCATTGCCATCGTCTCTGTCCTGGTCATCTTAATCTCCATTGTCATCTTTTGCCTGGAGACTCTGCCGGAGTTCCGGGATGACAAGGAGTTGATTATGGCCCCGAGTGCCGGAGGGCGGGGCCAGATGCTTAATGACACCACTTCTCCACACCTGGAGAACTCTGGACACACTATCTTTAATGACCCCTTTTTCATCGTGGAGACAGTCTGCATCATCTGGTTCTCCTTCGAGTTTGTGGTCCGCTGCTTTGCCTGCCCGAGCCAAGCCCTTTTCTTCAAGAACATCATGAACATCATTGACATAGTTTCCATTTTGCCTTACTTCATCACCCTGGGCACCGACCTGGCCCAGCAGCAAGGGGGTGGCAACGGTCAACAGCAGCAGGCCATGTCCTTTGCCATCCTGAGGATCATTCGCCTGGTCCGGGTTTTCCGGATCTTCAAGCTCTCCAGACACTCCAAGGGCCTTCAGATCCTGGGCCACACCCTCAGGGCCAGCATGCGGGAACTGGGCCTTCTGATCTTTTTCCTCTTCATCGGGGTCATCCTGTTCTCCAGTGCTGTGTACTTTGCCGAAGCGGATGAGCCTACTACGCATTTCCAAAGCATCCCGGATGCCTTTTGGTGGGCTGTGGTGACCATGACAACTGTGGGCTATGGGGATATGAAGCCCATC from Dromiciops gliroides isolate mDroGli1 chromosome 6, mDroGli1.pri, whole genome shotgun sequence encodes the following:
- the KCNA4 gene encoding potassium voltage-gated channel subfamily A member 4, with protein sequence MEVAMVSAESSGCNSHMPYGYAAQARARERERLAHSRAAAAAAVAAATAAVEGSGGSGGGSGSHHHHQTRGACSSHDPQSSRSSRRRRRQQRATEKKKIHHRQSSFPHCSDLMPSGSEEKILRELSEEEEEEEEEEEEEEDGRFYYSEDDHGDECSYTDLLPQDDGGGGGYSSVRYSDCCERVVINVSGLRFETQMKTLAQFPETLLGDPEKRTQYFDPLRNEYFFDRNRPSFDAILYYYQSGGRLKRPVNVPFDIFTEEVKFYQLGEEALLKFREDEGFVREEEDKALPENEFKKQIWLLFEYPESSSPARGIAIVSVLVILISIVIFCLETLPEFRDDKELIMAPSAGGRGQMLNDTTSPHLENSGHTIFNDPFFIVETVCIIWFSFEFVVRCFACPSQALFFKNIMNIIDIVSILPYFITLGTDLAQQQGGGNGQQQQAMSFAILRIIRLVRVFRIFKLSRHSKGLQILGHTLRASMRELGLLIFFLFIGVILFSSAVYFAEADEPTTHFQSIPDAFWWAVVTMTTVGYGDMKPITVGGKIVGSLCAIAGVLTIALPVPVIVSNFNYFYHRETENEEQTQLTQNAVSCPYLPSNLLKKFRSSTSSSLGDKSEYLEMEEGVKESLCAKEEKCQGKGDDSETDKKNCTNAKTVETDV